The nucleotide window CGCTTGCTCATTATGAGCTGACGAGCTTCCTCGCTACTGTAGCAGCagtagtgacagtgtttgcttAAGGTGTGATGGTGCCGACTAAGAACTCCgcaaacaagaccaggtcaaaacctagtaagTGGCTGGACCAGCCCtttgtctgcttctctcctactctctgtgctcacatatacagtattttaatgcagccgaattcCCGACAAAgctcttctcatttacatgtttctgttgtcagccAACGGAACAAgcatgaaatagtgactgtgACGCGGCCCATTAAGAGCACATGtaaaccagcagtcacttccgagccatttccaagctgctgctgctctgctgctaaaatcctgattttataatcGAAACACCTTCTGGCAAAATCACCAGACTcgtaagttaaagacaacggctgtgttgtgatttcagatatatttacctgtaaatgatcaatcagagagaaagtgagaagctaatttcacgtctgtgtcagctgctgtgcgaCACAAatgtgcctgcggagggaaagacTGACCTTGCGTCCGCtgggcaacactggcgactctcttctacgaaAAGTAGCTaagttttgtccaaaaagtcgcaAGAATTGTCGTTGGGTGcttctgtgaagaaaactcACTAAAGGGttctgaaaagtcggtaaatctagctACAAAGCCGCTAAGttgcaacactgcctgtaaacgcccctctgatgatgcaatagaaactatTTACACcaagtcattttgaaagagcaacggccaatggggaaacttcaGTAGTTAGTCACacggcattcagctgaccaatgggAAGCATCATCACTCTATCACACGTTGTGTGGAGGTTACCGATTGTGCATTGATGATATAGCCATATAACCATTACAATCGGGCTTAATTACCTGAAAACAACAGACTTTGGGTGACATGAGGTGTCCATATTCGTTTCTCTCTTCAGTCACTTCTGTATTATTGAGTGCAAAGTCGGacatgtaagaaaaataaatttcctgCTTTTAAAACAGCgaatttattgttaatttgAATTCTCAAATTATATGAATGTAGCATcattaacagctttttttttttccccagtcagGAAAGCAACTGAGCCAGAGTCAGAGTTCCGTAGACTGGATAATAATGGGGACGTCATCCTCCTGTGCCCAAAGCGAgaaaaatggccacaaaaaaCGCTTTCAAACTTGGATGAGACGGGCGCAGTTGTACAAGGGCATGTAAGCATACTTACTGAAATAAGTATTAAATCTGCATATTTCTTTGACGTGACAAATGTTAACTGCTTCTGGTGAGTGCCGCCACTAACCGCTTCTGTGTCGACGGAAAATGACGCCGACGAGACGGAGACAAAAGTCACTACTGACTGGTTAGGGCAAAAATAACAACCCcctccaaaaacagaaaaccactAACGTGTACACAATGTCAGGCTGAATACTGAAGTTAAACAATAAGGGAATTCAGCCTAATTATCGGGCTGCGCCATTTCCACAAAAATCTCTATGATGAGAGCCGTTCCCTCTAGATTATGCTGCCCACCAACGTGACTGCCCCCATACAACAGACGTGGACGCCACCACAGCTGTACCACACTCGGCGTCTGCATAGCTGAAAGCCTCTGCACACACGCAGTCAGCATAGGCAGACGTTTGCGGACGTGTAAACAGATGATATTTCATCACACAAACCTTTGTTAAACCCTTGTTGGTTTTTTCTGCCGTTTCTTGTTTCCTtaatactgtgtattttaaaagtaattaccATTTTACGTGGACCAAACAAAGGCCTTTTAAGTTTAGCAAACTCTCTGTGAAGGTTAATTGGGAGTTcaatgaaagaataaagaatcAACCTGGTGGTTTTTGTGTAGCGCTTTATGTAACTTTACCTAATAACAAGATGAAAGTAAATACATAGTGACACACAAGCTCCAAGGACAGCGGGTCCCTGCTATCAGTCCTGTTGTATCCAAGGTcctactgtatctgtgtgtctaTAAACATCCATTCAACACCTACTGTTTGCCTCGGGGCGGCTCACACTACTGGTTGTGGGTGTAGCAGTGAAGTCAACATTGGGGCATCATTTACAGAGATAAGTGAAAACAGATCCGTATTCTGTTTATGTGACCCACAGCCGTCACTCCACGGACTTCTAGACCGATCATTTTCTAGTCTAGTTTGACAGACGTGCAGAGGTGTTCGTACCTGAGTGGCTTTACTGTCTGAAGAGTCCTTCTCCCCTGAGGACAGGCTGTCTCTCTTGGCACTTTGTGCTCTATCTGAGGTCTCTGATGAAGGGATGGTCTTACCTGAAGATTGAAAGGCATCAGTACATCAGAACAGGAGcacatttcttcattttgcaGTAAATACAGAGGAGATCAAAACAGTGTACATTGTGGGTGATCTGTTGCGCTTGCAGACCTTGTTTTCTCAGACTGAAATGACAATGTGTTGCTGCGCAGAGTAACTGCAAAGTTTGATGGCGTCTAAATGGATGAGCCCTGCTGAGAAATACTACTGTCCTCGACCAAAGCTCAGTTTGGGATCACCAACAAGAGGGAAAGAGACTCATCGACGAGCAAAGTGGATACAGGAAAAAGTCAAATGTAGTCCTCTTCAGACGTGGGATATGTGACATTGCTGGCTTCATCTTTCTGTCAAGGTGAtggctttttgtcattcagacagAGGAGACTTTTACATTCAGGTCCCTTACGGGTTCATTCACACATGACAGCCATGTTTTGCAATGAGCCACGATGCGCCACGATGCGAGGGGAAGCGGTACCAGCGCAGGAGGACAGCTGCATCGCTGATGGATTTCAGGTTGggctggtggaggtggaggctgagctgcagcagccaaCCACGCTGGCGTGGGGGGTACTCGTTAGAGGAGCGGTGAGTAAGTGTCAGGTTCTAACGTCCGCGCCGCTTTAACACATCAGCGTGTTTCCGGCCCCACCGCCGTGAATAAGCCAGGCGTTGTGACGCATACTGCAAACAGCTGGAGCCGACCGAGCCAACAGGACGGCGACTTCAGCGCTCTGCCCGAACTGACGCGCCGCTTCATTTAAGACGAGGGGAAAAACAGCGACGCTTCAATTTTGAGAGGTTGGAACCAGTtggtttttggcatttttacttattATTCAATAATCAAATTTGCGTCAGGTTAATTTTCTGTGACTCATTGCTTCTAGTTGGCAATTTATAATGTAAGGAtggagagggattttttttaacctctttgtACTACAGGCTGATCTTAAGTGAGACTAATCTCATCTAATTCGCGGTgtgtcatgatttttttttttttttttgtgcacaagtGATGATACGCGAGTAATTAGTCTGTTACGGTTTTTCTCAATATGGCAAATAAGCTgttcctttcatttctgttcattgAGCCGCTGCAGCCGTTACCTACAGTTCAGACTTGTGCCGTGTTGGAAGTGTTGCGGAAATGTTACCTGCAAGACTGTTGTCGTGACTTTTATCTGAAAGCGGCGTGAGACCGACGCGTAACGTTGCCGTCACATTTACATAATGAGGTGCGTGTCTGAAAGGCTGGAGGGTGAGAGTAAGGCAGAGGCGGAGTAACCTGAAAGAAGGTTGACGGTTGAATTCTCCAGGGGAACGGCGCGGCCACAGCTGCGCCGCAGCTGCGtccatttatgtattttcagtaTGTATATTTAATGATGGGGAAGCAAGTCTTTTTAATTCTCTCTCAGTGTGACGCTATTTGTCCCGACGTTACAAGGCTGAGATAAGATcagagggggaaaaacaaaaacaggatgtgGCTCATCATCCATCTGATCGGCCGTACAGTATCACTACCACCTGCTAGCTGTCCACCGGGTCAGGGAGGAGGACGGCGAGGAGATGTTTGGTAACCGTTCGTTTAAGGActgctggtgtttgtgtgtgtgtgtgtgtgtgtgtgtgtgtgtgagcgtctGACCCCTCTTGCTGTCCGGGCTCTGCTCAGTCTTGGCCTCGCTGTTCTCACGGTGAGACAAGGCGGTGGGCTCCGGGGTGGGGCTGGTGCTACAACTGTTTTCCTGCTTCACCGGGGATGAGTCAGCGATCGAGCTCTGGTTGCTGTTGTCATCttgcaaagacagacagagacagattgaGTCCATTTAGTTCAGATTTTGTCATTCGGAGACTGTCCGACGTTCATCTTAgacacaaaacacttttttaacTATACTTTCCACCATTAGAATTAGTTTGATATTAGAACATATTTTTCATAGAAGATGCATAAACACCCTCAGTTGTGATGAGTACAAATAACACACAAGCAGGAACTCAGTCGATACAGATGAGCTGGCAGATCATTTCATTTCTGAATGAAGGGTCTCCAACTGTAAGTGCCTCAGACAAGAAAGGCTCCGGCTGCATATGGGGAAAGAATAAAtgatacaagaaaaaaagatgcaaaacacgGTTTGCAAATTAAAACCATGAGCCCTGTTCACTGTTAATCTCAGAGTGGAGGACATGGAGCAAAAAGAAACCTggcactgacattttcaaatgctttGTTTAGATGTTTTAAGGCGTCCCTGAATAATTCTTTTTGCTCTGggtgttttaaaaaacaggTCTGGTGTTATTCCataattttcttattgtcaacaaatcccacgaaaagaccagGACAAGCGATGAACTGATCTAGTTTGTGCATCCGACGACTGATGTCTCTGATTCCTCCGAGCcgtagagctccattgttgtacTAAagctattaaaacacatcagtgagtcacactgttgcaccggctgacatgttccttcatcaccctgaacacacacacaaaccgtAGTTAATTCTGACACGGTACCACACACACCGTCCCAGTGCCCCAGATACTCaccagagcaccaaatgtggaatTGATgcgccgctgaaaatagtccccaaaaaAGGCACAGTTTCCTCGTGCTTGAATAAAGTTTGTTAAAACCTACAGCGCCcagctgtttctctttttttttttttaaatgaaactctAAATTTACGGTTTATTTTTGCAGATCTTAAGTAGGAACCAATGAGGCTTGAGGGTGAGAGCCATTGTTGGTTTCTGGTATTTGctgacaatgagaaaaacataGAACATCAGCAGCCTTGTCCTTTAAGGCTTCCAGTACCTACCATGCATGTCCATCATGCCTGGAGAGGAGCTGTTCTCTGGAGTCGTCACCTCTGAGCCGTATTTCTCATCTTTGCCcttctttttattcttgttCTTCTACGATGAGAGAACAAGTACAACGTTCAAAACACACGATAGCTCCTTTAAAATCCAATGAACATGCAATGATGTTatgtgaagacaaaaacaaaaatggccgAGCTTGTAAAATGTGTTCATAAGAAAAGCCCTTGAAACAAAGGctgaagattttctttttctaaagcaCTTGCTGAACAAATGATAAATATTACAGTTTAACACACTAACTATGCAATAACATGTACATATTATCTTTTATTGCCAAGAGTGAATCTCTGCAGGCCGTGTATANNNNNNNNNNNNNNNNNNNNNNNNNNNNNNNNNNNNNNNNNNNNNNNNNNNNNNNNNNNNNNNNNNNNNNNNNNNNNNNNNNNNNNNNNNNNNNNNNNNNNNNNNNNNNNNNNNNNNNNNNNNNNNNNNNNNNNNNNNNNNNNNNNNNNNNNNNNNNNNNNNNNNNNNNNNNNNNNNNNNNNNNNNNNNNNNNNNNNNNNNNNNNNNNNNNNNNNNNNNNNNNNNNNNNNNNNNNNNNNNNNNNNNNNNNNNNNNNNNNNNNNNNNNNNNNNNNNNNNNNNNNNNNNNNNNNNNNNNNNNNNNNNNNNNNNNNNNNNNNNNNNNNNNNNNNNNNNNNNNNNNNNNNNNNNNNNNNNNNNNNNNNNNNNNNNNNNNNNN belongs to Xiphias gladius isolate SHS-SW01 ecotype Sanya breed wild chromosome 20, ASM1685928v1, whole genome shotgun sequence and includes:
- the LOC120806876 gene encoding B-cell CLL/lymphoma 7 protein family member A-like; this translates as MMDMHDDNSNQSSIADSSPVKQENSCSTSPTPEPTALSHRENSEAKTEQSPDSKRGKTIPSSETSDRAQSAKRDSLSSGEKDSSDSKATQDLEVEAPPSKKSKLESSSQDFEES